The genomic window GCCCGACCTGCGCCGACGGTCGGAGCGTCCCCTGGTGGCCTCGGTCCCCTGACGGCCCGCGAGACGTCAGCCGGGCCCGTCGGCCCCCGGCAACCGGCTCGCCGCCGCGGCGTCGAGCAGCCAGCGGGTGGCGCGGCGGCCGCGGGCGCCGGCGGCGGGGACCTCGGTGCGTTCGGCGCCGCCGAGGGCCCGCGCGACGGCCTCCGCCTTGCCCTCGCCGGACACGAGCAGCCAGACCTCCTCGGCGGCGGTGATGGCGGCGAAGCCGAGGCTCACCCGCGTGGGCGGCGGCTTGGGGCAGTCGCGCACCGCGACCACCGTCCGCTCGTCGGTCGCCGCCGGTGAGTCCGGGAAGATCGAGGCCACGTGGCCCTCCGGGCCCATCCCCAGCAGGAGGACGTCGAGGCGGGGGAGCGGACCGTCACCGGAGGCGTCGGACAGCGCACCGGCGTACCAGTCCGCGGCCTCCTCGGGGGTGTCGAACCCGGCGTCGGAGGCGGGGATCGGGTGCACCCGCTCCGGCGGGATCCCCACCCGGTCCAGCAGGGCCCCGCGGGCGCCCTTCTCGTTGCGCTCGTCGTCGTCGCCGGGCACGAAGCGCTCGTCGCCCCACCAGACGTCGACCGCCGTCCAGTCGACGTCCTGACCGGGGGCCGGCTCCTCGGCCAGCCCCGCGACGTGCCGCAGCACCGCCGTGCCGATGCCGCCGCCGGTCAGCACCACCGACGCCGTCCCGTGCACCGCCTGGGCGGCGGCCAGCCGGGCGACGAGGGCGGAGGCCACCGCTCGCGCCAGCATCTCCGCGTCGGGCTCCACCACCACCTGCAGGCCGGGGACGTCGGGCGCCTCCGGCAGTGCCGCGACGATGCGGTCCCCGGGCGGCAGCGTCACCGGACCGCCTCGGACTCGGACTCGGACTCGGTCTCGGGCGCGGTCGGGTCGGGGGTGTCGTGCTCGCCGTGCTCGGCCACCTCGTCGGTCCCCTCGGAGTCCGGGGGCACCGTCGGCGCCTCGCCGTGCGGGCTGCCCGCGCCGACGTCGTCCTTCGCGAAGGGCGCGCCCGTCTGCTCGGCCGGGTCGACCCACACGTGCGCGCGCACCGGAGCGCGGCCGACCAGGCCGCTCAGCCCGGTCGTGGCCTCCAGCGCCTCGGCGTAGGGCTCGTCGGGGTCCAGCCGGCGCAGCTCCTCGCCGAGCAGGTCGCCGAGCGCGCGGTCCGGCAGCGCCATGGTGGCGTCGGGCCGGTAGGGCTGGCTGATCACCGCGCCGCCGCGGCGGTCGGCGTGCACCCGGACCTCCTCGCCCTGGTCCAGCGTCAGCAGCACCGAGTCGATGCCGCTGACCCCGGGGTGCCGGGTGGCCTGCACGACCTCGCTGGAGGTGCCGGTGCGGGAGGCGATCCAGCCGCTGAGCAGCTGTGCGGTGGCCGCGCCGGGGTCGCCCTCGATGCGGGCGCCGAGCACCCGGACGGCGTCGCCCCGGCGGCCGGAGACCGAGTCCAGCGCGGAGGTCAGCGTGGCCCGCCAGCCGGTGGCCCGGGTCCAGGCGAGGTCGGTGTCGCCCGGGGCGTAGTCCTGGGCCCGGGTGCGCAGCGCGGCGAGCTGGTCGGCCGAGGAGGTGCTGTCGGTGATCCGCCGGTCGGCGATGACCGCCAGCGCGTCGGTGGTCAGCTGCCGCGGCGGCTCGGTGTGCCACCAGGTGACCACCGGCGCGTCGGCGGCCAGCAGCGGCAGCACGACCGACTCGGCGTGCAGCGCCAGCCGCCCGTACATGCGCATCACGACCGCCTCGCCGGGGCCCAGCCGCCCGCCGATGGACACCTCGGCGTCCAGCCGCGGCACCGGCGCCTCGATCTGCCGGCGGACGACGACGAGGATCCGGCACGGGTGCTGCTCGGCGGCGACCGTCGCGGCCTCCTCGGCCTCGGCCACGCGCCCCTCGTCGGCGACGACGACCAGGGTCAGCGCGACGCCCGAGAGCACCGCCCCGCCGGTCCGCCGCTGGGCGGCCAGCTCCTTGACCACCGCAGAACCGGTGGTGTCCCACAGCGTCGTCACGGGGTCTCCTCTGCTCGGGTGGGCCGGCCGCTCACGGACGCCGCCACCGGCGCCCCTCGGCGGCCAGCATCTCGTCGGCGGCGCGCGGCCCCCACTCGCCGGCCCGGTACGGGTGCGGCGTGCTGCCGGCCCAGAACTCCTCCAGCGGGTCGATGACCGCCCAGGACGCCTCGACCTCGGCGTTGCGCGGGAACAGGGTCGCGTCGCCGAGCAGGACGTCGAGGAGCAGCCGCTCGTAGGCCTCGGGGCTGGTCTCGGTGAACTGCTCGCCGTAGAGGAAGTCCATGGACACGTCCCGGACCTCCATGACGCTGCCGGGCACCTTCGAGCCGAACTTGAGGGTGACGCCCTCGTCGGGCTGCACGCGCACGACCAGCTGGTTGTTGCCCAGCTCCTCGGTGTCGGTGTCGGCGAAGGGCAGGTGCGGCGCCCGCTTGAACACCAGCGCGATCTCGGTGACCCGGCGGGGCAGCCGTTTGCCGGTGCGCAGGTAGAACGGGACGCCGGCCCAGCGGCGGGTCTCCACGCCGAGCCGGACGGCGGCGAAGGTCTCGGTGTCCGACGCGGGGTCGACACCCTCCTCCTGCCGGTAGCCCTTGGCGCGCTGGCCGGCCAGCCAGCCCTGCTCGTACTGCCCGCGGACGGCGAAGCGGCCCAGGTCCTCGGGCAGCGAGACCGCGCGCAGCACCTTGAGCTTCTCGGTGCGGATCTCGTCGGCCGAGAACTCGACCGGCTCCTCCATCGCGGTGAGCGCCAGCAGCTGCAGCAGGTGGTTCTGCAGCACGTCGCGGGCCGCGCCGGTCTTCTCGTAGAAGCCCGCCCGCCCGCCGATGCCGACGTCCTCGGCCATGGTGATCTGCACCGAGTCGACGTGGTGGCCGTTCCAGACCGGCTCGAACAGCTCGTTGGCGAACCGCAGCGCCATCAGGTTCTGGACGGTCTCCTTGCCCAGGTAGTGGTCGATGCGGAAGACGTCCTGGGCGCTGAACACGGAGTCGACCAGCTCGTTGAGCTCCCGGCTGGAGGCCAGGTCGGTGCCGAAGGGCTTCTCGACGACGACCCGCCGCCACCGGTCGGCCGTGCTCTCCGCCATGCCGGTGCGCTGCATCTGCTTGAGCACGACCGGGAACATCGCCGGTGGGATCGACAGGTAGAACGCCGCGTTGCCGCCGATGCCGTGGCTGCTCTCCAGGTCCGACAGCGCGTTGGCGAGCTCGTCGAAGGCGTTGTCGTCGTCGAAGGAGCCCTGGACGAACCGGACGTTGCCGGCCAGGCGCTCCCACACCTCCTCCCGCCAGGGGGTGCGGGCGGCGTTGCGGGCGGCGTCGCGGGCCAGCTCGGCGAAGTCCTGGTCGCCCCAGTCCCGCCGGGCGAAGCCGAGCAGGGCGAAGTTGGTCGGCAGCAGCCCCCGGTTGGCCAGGTCGTAGACCGCCGGGAGCAGCTTCTTGCGGGCCAGGTCACCGGTGATGCCGAAGACGACCAGGGCGCACGGCTCCGGGACGCGCGGCAGTCGCCGGTCCCGGGGGTCGCGCAGGGGGTTGGGGATCACAGGCCCTCCTCGTGGGGCCGGAGAGCGGACGCTCAGCCGAGGGAGTCGGGCACCCGGCCGGTGCCGGCGGACCGGCCGGCCGGGTGCGTGGTGCGGCAGCGGGTGGACTCCGGCGTCAGGCCTTGTCCTGCAGTTCGCCCTTGACCGAGTCGGTCAGCTCGTCCCACGAGTCGACGAACTTCTTGACGCCCTCGTCCTCGAGCACGCGGAAGACGTCGTCGAGGTCGACCCCGGCGTCGGCGATGGCCTTCATCGTGGCCGCCGCGTCGTCGTAGGTCTTCTGCACCGGGGTGCCGGGGCTGCCGTGGTCGGCGTAGGCCTGCAGGGTCTTCTCCGGCATCGTGTTGACGGTGCCGGGGGCGATGAGCTCGCTGACGTAGAGGGTGTCCGGGTAGGCCGGGTCCTTCACGCCGGTCGAGGCCCACAGCGGCCGCTGCGGGCGGGCGCCCTTGGCCTCCAGCGCCTTCCAGCGGTCGGAGGAGAAGACCTCCTCGTAGGCCTGGTAGGCCAGCTGGGCGTTGGCCAGCGCGGCCTTGCCCTTGAGCTGGTCGGCGCCGGCCTTCTCCAATCGCTTGTCGATCTCGGTGTCCACGCGGGACACGAAGAACGAGGCGACCGAGGCGATCTGGCTCAGGTCGGCACCGGCGTCGTCGGAGAGGCGCTGCTCCAGGCCGGAGAGGTAGGCGTCCATGACGGCGCGGTACCGCTCGAGACTGAAGATCAGGGTGACGTTGACGCTGATCCCGCGGGCGATCGACGTCGTGATCGCCGGCAGGCCGGCCTCGGTGGCCGGGATCTTGATGTAGAGGTTCGGCCGGTCGACCAGCCACCACAGGTGGGCGGCCTCGGCGGCGGTGGCGTCGGTGTCGTGGGCCAGGCCCGGCGCCACCTCCAGCGACACCCGGCCGTCACCGGGCTGCCGCTGCGCCACGGGCGCGAGCAGGTCGCACGCGTCGCGGACGTCGGCGGCGGTGATGGTCCGCAGCGCCTCCTCGACGCTCACCTTCCGGACGGCCATCGCGTGCAGCTGGTCGTCGTAGGAGTCCGACCCGCTGATCGCCGCGGCGAAGATCGTCGGGTTCGTGGTGACGCCGACGACCGACCGCTCGTCGACCAGCGACTGCAGGTTGCCGCTGCGGATGCGGTCGCGCGACAGGTCGTCGAGCCAGACGGCGACGCCGGCCTGCGACAGCTCGGCCAGCTTCTCGTTCTGTGCCATGGTTCTGCCTTCCGTTCGGACGGGGCCGGGGCCTCAGCGGTCGCCGGTCGGGTGGGGGAGGCCGCCGGTGGCTGCTACCGGGCCGGCCGGGACGGCGTTCCCGGAGCGGGCGGCCTCGAGGGACTCGCGGGCGGCGGCGACGACGGCCTCGTCGGTCAGCCCGAACTCCTCGTACAGCACGGAGTACGCCGCGCTCGCGCCGTAGTGGGTCAGCCCGACGATGCGGCCGGCGTCGCCGACGAACTCGCGCCAGCCCATCGGCACGCCCGCCTCGACGCTGACGCGCGCGCGGACCGTGGGCGGCAGGACCTCCTCCTTGTAGGCCTGGTCCTGCTCGGCGAACCACTCGACGCAGGGCACCGACACCACGCGGGTCGGGACGCCGTCGGCCTCGAGCCGCTCGCGGGCGGCCACGGCGATCTGCACCTCCGAGCCGGTGCCCAGCAGGATCACCTCGGGCTGCCCGTTCGAGGCGTCGGCCAGGACGTAGGCACCGCGGGCGGTGCCCTCGGCCGAGCCCATCTGCGCGCGGTCGAAGACCGGCAGGTTCTGCCGCGACAGCAGCAGGCCGGCCGGGCGGTCGTTGTGCTCGAGGACGGTCCGCCAGGCGACGACGACCTCGTTGGCGTCGGCCGGGCGGACGACGTCGAGACCGGGGATGGCGCGCAGCGCGGCGAAGTGCTCGATCGGCTGGTGGGTCGGGCCGTCCTCGCCCAGGCCGATCGAGTCGTGCGTCCACACGTAGGTGACCGGCAGCTGCATGAGCGCGGCCAGGCGGACCGCGCCGCGCATGTAGTCGGAGAAGGTGAGGAAGGTGCCGCCGTAGACGCGGGTGCCGCCGTGCAGCGCGATGCCGTTCATGACCGCGCCCATGGCGTGCTCGCGGACGCCGAAGTGCAGCGTGCGGCCGTACGGCCCGCCGTTCCACATCTTCGTCTGGCGGTTGGCCGGCAGGAACGACGGCTCACCCTCGACGGCGGTGTTGTTGCTCTCCGCCAGGTCGGCCGACCCGCCCCACAGCTCCGGCAGCTGCGGGTAGAGCGCGGCGAGCACCTTGCCCGACGCCTTGCGGGTGGCCACGCCCTTGGGGTCGGCGTCGAAGGTGGGCAGGCCGTCGGCCCAGCCCTCGGGCAGCCGGCGCTCGCCCATGCGGGCCAGCAGGGCCGCGCGCTCGGGCTGCTCGGACTCCCATGCGGAGAAGCGCTCCTGCCACCCGGCGTGGTCCTGCGCGCCCCGGTCCACCACCGAGCGCGCGTGCGCGATGACCTCGTCGGCCACCTCGAAGGTCTTGTCCGGGTCGAAGCCGAGGACCTCCTTGGTGGCGCGCACCTCGTCCTCGCCCAGCGCCGAGCCGTGGGCGGCGCCGGTGTTCTGCTTGTTGGGCGCGGGCCAGCCGATGATCGTCCGCAGCACGATCAGCGAGGGGCGGCCGGTCTCGGCCTTGGCGGCGGCGAACGCGGCGTCGACGGCGGCCAGGTCCTCGCCGTCGTCGACGTGCTGCACGTGCCAGCCGTAGGCCTCGTAGCGCTTGCCGACGTCCTCGGTGAAGGCGACGGTCGTGTCGTCCTCGATGGAGATCTTGTTGTCGTCGTAGACGAGGACGAGGTTGCCCAGCTGCTGGGTGCCGGCCAGGGAGGAGGCCTCGCCGCTGACGCCCTCCTCCAGGTCGCCGTCGGAGGCGAAGGCCCAGATGGTGTGGTCGAAGAGGCTCTCGCCCTCCGGGGCGTCGGGGTCGAGCAGGCCGCGCTCGCGGCGGGCGGCCATGGCCATGCCGACGGCGTTGCCGACGCCCTGGCCGAGCGGGCCGGTCGTCGTCTCCACGCCGGGGGTGTGGTTGACCTCGGGGTGGCCGGGGGTCTTCGAGCCCCACGTGCGCAGCGCCTGCAGGTCCTCGAGCTCCAGGCCGTAGCCGGCGAGGTAGAGCTGCACGTACAGCGTCAGGCTGGAGTGGCCCATGGAGAGCACGAAGCGGTCGCGGGCCACCCAGTTCGGGTCCGCGGGGTCGTGCCGCAGCCACTTGTGGAACAGCAGGTAGGCGGTGGGCGCCATGCTCATCGCGGTGCCGGGGTGGCCGTTGCCGACCTTCTGGACGGCGTCCATGGCCAGCACGCGGGCGGTGTCGATGGCCCGCCGGTCGAGGTCGCCGAAGCCCTCGGGCAGCGTCGGGTGCGGCTGGCGCGGCGAGCCGGTGGGCGAGTCGCTGGCGGCCTCGGCGGGGGCCTCGGACTCCGTGCTCTTCGTGTCGTTGGCCTGGGTCATGGCGGGCGGAACTCCTCGAGGTCGGCCGTGCGCTGGGCCGCCCGGGGGACCGGTGTCCCGTGCTCCCGGGCGGACGGGGAGGTGCGGTGCGGTGGTGCGGCGGCGCAGTGGGTGCGGCTGCGGCCGGAGTCCCCATCGACCCGTGGCCTCCGTCGTCGGCGACGGCCCTACCCGCAGTTCCCGCGGCGTCAACGTGATCAGACCCTAGTCATCCCGAGCCGTCCCCGGCGTGGCCGCGGGCTACAGTGGGGCCGTTCCATCCCCGGTTCGAAGGGACCCCCGTGCTGTCTCCGTGCCCGGTGGCCCCCTGCCGCCCGTGGGTGCGCGCGGCCGCGGCGCTCCGGTGCGAGGCCGTCCGGTGACGGCGCTCTCCGAGCGACCGGCCGTCTCCGCCCGGCGGCTGTCCGGGGTGGTGGGCTCCTACGTCGCGCTGACCAAGCCGAAGCTCGTCGAGCTGCTGCTGGTCACCACGCTGCCGGCGATGATGATGGCGGCCGACGGGTGGCCCTCCTGGCAGCTCGTGGGCGCCACGATGGTCGGCGGGATGTTCGCCGCCGGTGCGGCCAACACCTTCAACTGCTGGTACGACCGGGACATCGACCGGCTGATGTCGCGCACGCGCGACCGGCCGATCCCCTCCGGGGCGGTGTCCCCGCGGGCGGCGCTGGCCTTCGGGCTGGTCCTCGCCGCGGCGTCGCTGACGCTGCTGTGGGTGGCCACCACGCCGCTGGCCACGGCGCTGGCCGCGGTCGCGATCCTGGCCTACTCCGTCGTCTACACGATGGTGCTCAAGCGGCGGACCCGGCACAACACGGTGTTCGGGGCCTTCCCCGGGGCGGCGCCGGTGCTCATCGGGTGGGCGGCGGTGACCGGCTCGCTGGACTGGCCGGCGGTCGCGTTCTTCGCCGTCGTCTTCTGCTGGCAGATGCCGCACTTCTGGGCCCTGGCCAGCCGGTACCGCGAGGACTACGCCCGCGCGGGCGTGCCCATGCTGTCCGTGGTCGCCGGCCCGGCGAGCGTCGGCCGGCAGTCCGTCGCGTGGGCGTGGGCCACCCTCGGCGCCACCCTGCTCATGGGGTCGATCACCCCCGTGCTGAACTGGGCATTCGCCATCGGCGGGGGGCTGCTCGGCGCCTGGTACGTGGCCGAGTCCCACCAGTGGCTCACCCGCATCCGGAACGCCGTCCCCGACCGGCCGATGCGGCTGTTCTCGGTGTCGATCACGCACATGACGCTGCTGTCGATCGCCATCGCCATCGACGTCCTGGTCTGACCCCCCCGCTCCGCCACGCGCCCGGGCCGGCGCCGCTCGTTCGACCTGCGGTCGTCTCCGGGCCGTCGAGGGCGCCCTGGGTCGACGACGGGGGGTGCGCGCCTCGGGGTCCGCGGCCCCGGGCGTCAGCGGGTGGCGGGGACCTGGGTGGCGGGGGCGTCGAGGGGCTGCTCGGTCGCCGGGCCGCGGGCCGACCACACCAGCCGCGCGGTGGCCACGGTGACCAGCACCGCGCCGAGCATGTGCAGCAGCACCAGCACGACCGGCAGGTGCGTGAAGTACTGCACGAACCCGACGACGCCCTGCAGCAACTGGACGACGAGCAGGTCGCGGGCGGCCCGGCGGACGCGGCCGGGGGCGTCGACGGCGTGCAGGGCCACGAGCAGCGCGACGGTCAGCCCGACCAGCAGGAAGACGACGTCGGCGTGCAGCTGGCTGACCGTCTCGGGGTCGAAGCCCATCCGCCCGCCGGAGGGCTGCCCGCTCTCGTCGAGGTCGCCGCTGTGCGGGCCGCTGCCGGTGACGACCGTGCCGAGCAGCAGCACCACCGCGGTGACCGCGGCGATCCCGCCCGCCAGCAGCGCGAGCGGGCGCCGCAGCAGCGGCTGCCCGACGCCGGGCTCGCGGGAGCGCAGCCACAGCACGGTGGAGACGGCGACCAGGACGGTCGAGACGAGGAAGTGGACGGCGACGGTCCACGGGTTGAGCCCGGTCAGCACGGTGACGCCGCCGATCGCGGCCTGGACCGGCACCCCGAGGAACGTCAGCACCGCCAGCGGCCGCAGGTCGCGCCGAGCCGAGCGCCAGACGGCGACGAGCACCGCGATCGCGACCGCGGTGAGCACGAAGGTCAGCAGCCGGTTGCCGAACTCGATGAGGCCGTGCCCGGCCATCTCCGGCGTGGTGACGAAGCTGTCCTCGGTGCACCGCGGCCAGGTGGGGCAGCCCAGGCCCGAGCCGGTCAGCCGGACGACGCCGCCGGTGACCACGATCGCGCCGTTGGCGACCACGTTGGCCAGCGCCAGGCGGGTGATGACGGCGGGGGAGAACGCGGGCAGGACCGGCACGTCCCGATGCTAGCCGCGGCCGGGGCCCTCCCCGGGTTCGCTCAGGGCGGATCACGGGGCGGAAGGCGGCGACGGCGTCCCGCGCTGTAGACGGCGCAGGCGGCCGACGCGCCGTCCTGGTGTCGGGAGGGACTCCCGGGTACCGGAGCACCAGCAGGTGCTCTCCGGGAGACCACCGGAGTCCCACCGACGCCCCGACTTCCCCTGGACGTGAGGAATGACCAGCCCCTTCTTCCCGGGCTCCTACGGCAGCCCGTTCGACGACTTCTTCGCCCGCTACCTGGGCGGCGAGCAGCGCGTGCCGCGGCAGCGCGTGGACATCACCCAGTTCCTGAGCCAGCAGGCCCGCGAGCTGGTCAACGCCGCGGCCCGCCAGGCCGTGGGCGCCGGCAGCGCCGACCTCGACACCGAGCACCTGCTCTGGGCGATGACCGGCGACGAGTCGACCCGGGCCTTCCTGTCCCGCACCGGGCTCGACCCCGAGCGGCTGCGCTCGGGGCTCGAGGAGCAGATGCGGCGCGGTGAGCCGCTCGACGAGGCGCCGTCGCTGACCCCCGCCGCCAAGCGGGCGCTGCTCGACGCCCACCGGGTCTCGCGCGCCCTCGGCTCCACCTACATCGGCCCCGAGCACCTGCTGTTCGCGCTCGCCCTCAACCCCGACTCACCCGGCGGCCGCATCCTGCGCGAGCAGGGCGTCACCCCGGAGGCGCTGCAGCAGGCGGCGGCCGGCGGCGGCGCGCCCGGTGGTGGGCGTCCCGGCGGCGCCGGGCAGCAGTCGAACACCCCGACGCTCGACGAGTTCGGCCGCGACCTCACCGCGATGGCCCGCAACGGCCAGATCGACCCGGTGATCGGCCGCGAGCAGGAGATCGAGCAGACCGTCGAGGTCCTCTCGCGCCGCCGCAAGAACAACCCGGTGCTCATCGGCGAGGCCGGCGTCGGCAAGACCGCCATCGTCGAGGGCATCGCCGCGCAGATCGTCGAGGGCGACGTCCCGGAGACGCTGCGCGGGCGGCGCCTGATCGAGCTCGACCTCACCGGCCTGGTGGCCGGCACCCGGTACCGCGGCGACTTCGAGGAGCGGCTCGGCAAGGTCATGGACGAGATCCGCGAGCACTCCGACGAGGTGATCGTCTTCATCGACGAGCTGCACACCGTGGTCGGCGCGGGCGCGTCCGAGGGCTCCGGCGGCGCGGGCAACATGCTCAAGCCGGCCCTGGCCCGCGGCGAGCTGCACGTCATCGGCGCGACGACGCTCGACGAGTACCGCCGCAACATCGAGAAGGACGCGGCGCTGGAGCGCCGGTTCCAGCCGATCCTGGTGTCCGAGCCCAGCGTGGAGGACACCGTGCAGATCCTCTGCGGCCTGCGCGACCGCTACGAGGCCCACCACCAGGTGCGCTTCACCGACGACGCGGTGCGTGCCGCCGTCGAGCTGTCCGACCGCTACGTCCCCGACCGGCACCTGCCGGACAAGGCGATCGACCTGATCGACCAGGCCGGCGCGCGCGTGCGCCGGCGGGTGAAGACGCCGCCGACGGACCTGCGCGGCCTCGAGCAGGAGGTCGACCGGCTGCAGCGGGAGAAGGACCAGGCCGTGGCCGCCGAGCAGTACGAGCGCGCCTCGGAGCTGCGCGACCAGCTCGCCGCCGCGCAGCAGCGGCTCGAGGAGGCGCGCGGTGGCGGCGGCCAGCCGGGGGTGCCGGAGGTCGGCGTCGAGGACATCGCCGAGGTGGTGTCCCGGCTGACCGGTGTCCCGGTGGCCCAGCTGACGCAGGAGGAGGTGCAGCGCCTGCTGCAGCTCGAGGAGCGCCTGCACGAGCGCGTGGTCGGGCAGGACGACGCCGTCCGGGTGGTCTCCGAGGCGATCCGCCGGTCCCGCGTGGGCCTGGGTGACCCCGACCGGCCGATCGGCAGCTTCCTGTTCCTCGGCCCCACCGGCGTCGGCAAGACCGAGCTGGCCCGGGCGCTGGCCGAGGCGCTGTTCGGCGACTCCGACCGGATGATCCGGCTGGACATGAGCGAGTTCCAGGAGCGGCACACCGTCAGCCGCCTGGTCGGCTCCCCGCCCGGGTACGTCGGCTACGAGGACGCCGGCCAGCTGACCGAGGCGGTCCGCCGCCGGCCCTACTCGGTCGTGCTGCTCGACGAGATCGAGAAGGCGCACCCCGACGTCTTCAACACCCTGCTGCAGGTGCTCGACGACGGCCGGCTCACCGACTCGCAGGGTCGCACGGTCGACTTCACGAACACCGTGCTGATCATGACCAGCAACCTGGGGTCGGAGCTGATCCAGGGCCGCAACGCCCCGCTCGGCTTCGGCACCGGGGACGCCGCCGCGGCCGACGCCGGCCTGCGCGACCGGCTGATGCGGCGGCTGCGCGACTCGTTCCGGCCCGAGTTCCTCAACCGGATCGACGAGATCGTGGTCTTCCAGCAGCTGGAGAGCGAGCAGCTGCAGCAGATCACCCGGCTGCTGCTCGACGAGACCCGCCGGCGGCTCGCGGCCCAGGACATCGCGGTGACCTTCACCGACGAGGCCGTCGCCTGGATCGCCGACCGGGGCTTCGAGCCGCAGTTCGGTGCCCGCCCGCTGCGCCGGGCGATCCAGCGGGAGGTCGACAACCCGCTGGCCCGGCTGCTGCTCGACGGCCGCGTCGGGGCCGGCCGGCACGTCGTCGTCGACGTCCGGGACGGCGCGCTCGACCTCACCGTCGAGGACGCCGCGGAGGCGCTGGCCGGGCAGGCCTGACCTGCGTGGTGATCCCCGTCACCCGGCCCCTGACCTGCGCGGTCAGGGGCCGGGTGACTTAGGGCGGCCTTGGTTGCAGACGTCCCGAAATAGGTCACAATCGTGTTGTGGAAAGCGGCGGGCAGGCGGGGACGGTGCGGGCCGAGGACGTCCGCACCCGTGACCGCGTGACCGCGCTGCTGCTCGAGCACGGCCCGCAGACCGCCAGCGAGCTGGCCGGGCGGCTGGGCGTCAGCCCCGCCGCCGTCCGCCGCCACCTCGACGCCCTCGAGGCGCAGGGGCGGGTCGAGGAGCGCACCACCGCGGGCGCCCAGCGGGGGAGGGGCCGGCCCGCCCGGCACTTCCACCTCACCGACGCCGGCCGCTCCGGCTTCGCCCACGCCTACGACGACCTGGCGCTCACCGCGCTGCGCTACGTCGCGGCCTCCGGCGGTCCCGACGCCGTCCGCGCCGTCGCCCAGGCACAGCTGGCGGGTCTGGAGCAGCGGGCGTCCGACGCCGTCGCCCGGACCACCGGCGCGCCGGTCGAGCGGGCCCGGGCGCTGGCCGAGGCGCTCACGGCCGAGGGTTACGCTGCCTCGGCCTCCGCGATCGCCAGTGGCGGGCAGCTGTGCCAGCACCACTGCCCCGTCGCGCACGTGGCGGCGGAGTTCCCGCAGCTGTGCGAGGCCGAGACGGCGGTGATCGGCCGGCTGGTGGGTACGCACGTGCAGCGGCTGGCGACGATCGCCCACGGCGACGGCGTCTGCACCACCCACATCCCGGGGCCGGCGCACGCCGCTCCTGGGCACCCGCGGCCTCGTCCGGAGGCTCACCCCGAGCGTGCGAGGGGTGAGGGGGACGAGGTCCTTCCTCACATCCGTGTGGGGAACAGAACTCCCCCCGCACGCCCTGTACCAGGTGAGCGAGCAGCGCGGGTCCCGCGCACCGCACCGTCCACCAGCACCACCCCCACGAACGACCGGGAGAGGACGCCCGCATGACCAGCACCCAGCAGCCGGTGACCGGCCAGCCGCTGACGCAGGACGAGCAGATCGAGCAGCTCGGCCGCTACCAGTACGGCTGGGCCGACGCCGACGTGGCCGGGTCCTCCGCCCGCCGCGGCCTGTCCGAGGACGTCGTCCGCGACATCTCGGCGCGCAAGGACGAGCCCGAGTGGATGCTCGAGCGCCGCCTCAAGGCGCTCAGGCTCTTCGACCGCAAGCCCATGCCCGACTGGGGCTCGGACCTCTCCGGCATCGACTTCCAGAACATCAAGTACTTCGTGCGCTCCACCGAGGCCCAGGCGACCTCGTGGGAGGAGCTGCCCGAGGACATCAAGAACACCTACGACAAGCTCGGCATCCCCGAGGCGGAGAAGCAGCGCCTGGTCGCCGGCGTCGCCGCCCAGTACGAGTCCGAGGTCGTCTACCACAAGATCCGCGAGGACCTCGAGGAGCAGGGTGTCGTCTTCCTCGACACCGACACCGCCCTCAAGGAGCACCCGGACCTGTTCCGCGAGTACTTCGGCTCGGTCATCCCGTCCGG from Geodermatophilus normandii includes these protein-coding regions:
- a CDS encoding heme o synthase produces the protein MTALSERPAVSARRLSGVVGSYVALTKPKLVELLLVTTLPAMMMAADGWPSWQLVGATMVGGMFAAGAANTFNCWYDRDIDRLMSRTRDRPIPSGAVSPRAALAFGLVLAAASLTLLWVATTPLATALAAVAILAYSVVYTMVLKRRTRHNTVFGAFPGAAPVLIGWAAVTGSLDWPAVAFFAVVFCWQMPHFWALASRYREDYARAGVPMLSVVAGPASVGRQSVAWAWATLGATLLMGSITPVLNWAFAIGGGLLGAWYVAESHQWLTRIRNAVPDRPMRLFSVSITHMTLLSIAIAIDVLV
- a CDS encoding COX15/CtaA family protein, with product MPVLPAFSPAVITRLALANVVANGAIVVTGGVVRLTGSGLGCPTWPRCTEDSFVTTPEMAGHGLIEFGNRLLTFVLTAVAIAVLVAVWRSARRDLRPLAVLTFLGVPVQAAIGGVTVLTGLNPWTVAVHFLVSTVLVAVSTVLWLRSREPGVGQPLLRRPLALLAGGIAAVTAVVLLLGTVVTGSGPHSGDLDESGQPSGGRMGFDPETVSQLHADVVFLLVGLTVALLVALHAVDAPGRVRRAARDLLVVQLLQGVVGFVQYFTHLPVVLVLLHMLGAVLVTVATARLVWSARGPATEQPLDAPATQVPATR
- the tkt gene encoding transketolase; the encoded protein is MTQANDTKSTESEAPAEAASDSPTGSPRQPHPTLPEGFGDLDRRAIDTARVLAMDAVQKVGNGHPGTAMSMAPTAYLLFHKWLRHDPADPNWVARDRFVLSMGHSSLTLYVQLYLAGYGLELEDLQALRTWGSKTPGHPEVNHTPGVETTTGPLGQGVGNAVGMAMAARRERGLLDPDAPEGESLFDHTIWAFASDGDLEEGVSGEASSLAGTQQLGNLVLVYDDNKISIEDDTTVAFTEDVGKRYEAYGWHVQHVDDGEDLAAVDAAFAAAKAETGRPSLIVLRTIIGWPAPNKQNTGAAHGSALGEDEVRATKEVLGFDPDKTFEVADEVIAHARSVVDRGAQDHAGWQERFSAWESEQPERAALLARMGERRLPEGWADGLPTFDADPKGVATRKASGKVLAALYPQLPELWGGSADLAESNNTAVEGEPSFLPANRQTKMWNGGPYGRTLHFGVREHAMGAVMNGIALHGGTRVYGGTFLTFSDYMRGAVRLAALMQLPVTYVWTHDSIGLGEDGPTHQPIEHFAALRAIPGLDVVRPADANEVVVAWRTVLEHNDRPAGLLLSRQNLPVFDRAQMGSAEGTARGAYVLADASNGQPEVILLGTGSEVQIAVAARERLEADGVPTRVVSVPCVEWFAEQDQAYKEEVLPPTVRARVSVEAGVPMGWREFVGDAGRIVGLTHYGASAAYSVLYEEFGLTDEAVVAAARESLEAARSGNAVPAGPVAATGGLPHPTGDR
- a CDS encoding ATP-dependent Clp protease ATP-binding subunit encodes the protein MTSPFFPGSYGSPFDDFFARYLGGEQRVPRQRVDITQFLSQQARELVNAAARQAVGAGSADLDTEHLLWAMTGDESTRAFLSRTGLDPERLRSGLEEQMRRGEPLDEAPSLTPAAKRALLDAHRVSRALGSTYIGPEHLLFALALNPDSPGGRILREQGVTPEALQQAAAGGGAPGGGRPGGAGQQSNTPTLDEFGRDLTAMARNGQIDPVIGREQEIEQTVEVLSRRRKNNPVLIGEAGVGKTAIVEGIAAQIVEGDVPETLRGRRLIELDLTGLVAGTRYRGDFEERLGKVMDEIREHSDEVIVFIDELHTVVGAGASEGSGGAGNMLKPALARGELHVIGATTLDEYRRNIEKDAALERRFQPILVSEPSVEDTVQILCGLRDRYEAHHQVRFTDDAVRAAVELSDRYVPDRHLPDKAIDLIDQAGARVRRRVKTPPTDLRGLEQEVDRLQREKDQAVAAEQYERASELRDQLAAAQQRLEEARGGGGQPGVPEVGVEDIAEVVSRLTGVPVAQLTQEEVQRLLQLEERLHERVVGQDDAVRVVSEAIRRSRVGLGDPDRPIGSFLFLGPTGVGKTELARALAEALFGDSDRMIRLDMSEFQERHTVSRLVGSPPGYVGYEDAGQLTEAVRRRPYSVVLLDEIEKAHPDVFNTLLQVLDDGRLTDSQGRTVDFTNTVLIMTSNLGSELIQGRNAPLGFGTGDAAAADAGLRDRLMRRLRDSFRPEFLNRIDEIVVFQQLESEQLQQITRLLLDETRRRLAAQDIAVTFTDEAVAWIADRGFEPQFGARPLRRAIQREVDNPLARLLLDGRVGAGRHVVVDVRDGALDLTVEDAAEALAGQA